In one window of Henckelia pumila isolate YLH828 chromosome 1, ASM3356847v2, whole genome shotgun sequence DNA:
- the LOC140878077 gene encoding polyadenylate-binding protein-interacting protein 4-like isoform X1 produces MNMQQVMQTGSASNGYSRRRADKGAATRFDSKFNAGTTNSGRIDFGKGGGFEMPSRDRLIYLTTCLIGHQVEVQVQDGSVFSGIFHATNAEDLGIVLKMPHLFNDGSSGQKNISGSPSTPLSRTLIIQAKDFVQLTAKGVPVTRDGLTKEMQHEKKRELMTDSSISQSRHVDMGRELQPWVPDDSDPSFPELESTFDDHWNRGWDQFEANESLFGVKSTFNEELYTTKLEKGPQMREREREAIRIAREIEGEDTLDLHVAEERGVQLDGNLEIDEETRFSSVHRGVDDCGYDEAEDVLLDSKNDETFGHVSDSAAEGPLMDVSSGKSSYGAQVLSSSMGEVQIQSSLRSSSRDVYNSNSDDRSLPLLSEQLPKDSSITDGRLLHDDQDIGWVGENKEKIKVVDQSQVSKVEDSHLLLRPKTENSDKVGLSPNATAYDPSHAATKVQEKASSSSMPLEGTIPSKTQGVTTSLARPSSSASSTSDRGGGAPSTSAGRGLSPSSSVGSLSSEKSTLNPHAKEFKLNPNAKSFIPSVTTLRSPSPVADSSFYYPANMTAVPHMPGMPVGVGIGPSFAPSQPVIFNPQAAPMPQPYYHPNGPQYGQQMIFGQPRPVMYMPTYPTDLPYRGREF; encoded by the exons ATGAATATGCAGCAAGTTATGCAGACCGGATCTGCCTCTAATGGATACAGCCGCCGTAGAGCTGATAAGGGCGCTGCCACTAGGTTCGATAGTAAGTTCAATGCTGGAACAACAAATTCTGGAAGGATAGATTTTG GTAAAGGAGGTGGGTTTGAAATGCCGTCACGTGATCGACTAATATATTTAACGACGTGCCTCATTGGACATCAAGTGGAAGTCCAGGTGCAGGATGGATCTGTATTTTCGGGAATATTTCATGCAACAAATGCTGAGGATCTAG GAATTGTTCTCAAAATGCCTCACTTATTCAATGATGGTTCTTCTGGGCAGAAAAATATTTCTGGTTCTCCAAGCACGCCCCTTTCTAGGACTTTGATCATACAGGCCAAGGATTTTGTGCAATTAACAGCAAAG GGCGTGCCTGTTACCAGGGATGGTTTAACCAAAGAGATGCAGCATGAAAAGAAGCGAGAACTTATGACAGATTCCTCCATCTCACAATCCCGGCATGTGGACATGGGAAGAGAGTTGCAGCCATGGGTCCCAGATGACAGTGATCCTAGTTTTCCTGAACTTGAAAGCACATTTGATGACCATTGGAATAG GGGCTGGGATCAGTTTGAAGCAAATGAAAGTCTATTTGGAGTAAAGAGCACCTTCAACGAGGAACTTTACACAACAAAGCTTGAGAAAGGTCCTCAGATGAGAGAACGGGAAAGAGAAGCTATACGAATAGCTAGGGAAATTGAGGGTGAGGATACCCTTGATCTTCATGTGGCAGAG GAAAGGGGTGTTCAACTTGATGGAAATCTTGAAATCGATGAAGAAACCAGATTCTCATCAGTCCATAGGGGAGTTGACGATTGTGGATATGATGAGGCTGAGGACGTATTATTGGATTCAAAAAATGATGAAACCTTTGGGCATGTCTCCGATTCTGCCGCTGAAGGCCCTCTCATGGATGTGAGTAGTGGGAAAAGCAGTTATGGAGCTCAAGTATTATCTTCATCAATG GGAGAagtccaaatccaatcttctcTGAGATCTAGCAGTAGAGACGTTTATAACTCTAATTCTGATGATCGTTCACTGCCACTGCTATCTGAACAGCTTCCCAAAGATTCCTCCATCACGGACGGCAGGTT ACTTCATGATgaccaagatattggatgggttggggaaaataaagaaaagataAAG GTGGTGGATCAAAGTCAAGTATCAAAAGTTGAGG ATTCACATTTACTTTTAAGACCAAAGACAGAAAACTCTGACAAGGTTGGATTGTCACCAAATGCTACTGCATATGATCCATCACATGCAGCAACCAAGGTTCAGGAAAAGGCAAGCTCTTCTAGTATGCCACTGGAAGGTACCATACCTTCCAAAACACAAGGGGTCACGACTTCTCTTGCCAGGCCTAGTAGTTCTGCATCATCCACTTCTGATCGTGGCGGAGGTGCCCCTTCAACTTCTGCTGGCCGAGGGTTGTCACCAAGTTCATCTGTTGGTTCATTGTCTTCAGAGAAGTCAACATTGAATCCACATGCTAAG GAATTTAAATTAAATCCAAATGCAAAGAGTTTCATTCCATCTGTAACAACTCTAAGATCACCTTCTCCAGTTGCTGATAGTTCCTTCTATTATCCAGCTAACATGACTGCAGTTCCACACATGCCTGGGATGCCTGTAGGTGTCGGG ATTGGACCTTCTTTTGCACCGTCACAGCCTGTAATTTTTAATCCACAGGCTGCACCTATGCCACAACCCTACTACCATCCAAATGGACCCCAG TATGGGCAGCAGATGATATTTGGACAGCCCCGGCCAGTAATGTACATGCCAACGTATCCAACA GATTTGCCTTACAGAGGAAGGGAATTTTAG
- the LOC140878077 gene encoding polyadenylate-binding protein-interacting protein 4-like isoform X2, producing the protein MNMQQVMQTGSASNGYSRRRADKGAATRFDSKFNAGTTNSGRIDFGKGGGFEMPSRDRLIYLTTCLIGHQVEVQVQDGSVFSGIFHATNAEDLGIVLKMPHLFNDGSSGQKNISGSPSTPLSRTLIIQAKDFVQLTAKGVPVTRDGLTKEMQHEKKRELMTDSSISQSRHVDMGRELQPWVPDDSDPSFPELESTFDDHWNRGWDQFEANESLFGVKSTFNEELYTTKLEKGPQMREREREAIRIAREIEGEDTLDLHVAEERGVQLDGNLEIDEETRFSSVHRGVDDCGYDEAEDVLLDSKNDETFGHVSDSAAEGPLMDVSSGKSSYGAQVLSSSMGEVQIQSSLRSSSRDVYNSNSDDRSLPLLSEQLPKDSSITDGRLHDDQDIGWVGENKEKIKVVDQSQVSKVEDSHLLLRPKTENSDKVGLSPNATAYDPSHAATKVQEKASSSSMPLEGTIPSKTQGVTTSLARPSSSASSTSDRGGGAPSTSAGRGLSPSSSVGSLSSEKSTLNPHAKEFKLNPNAKSFIPSVTTLRSPSPVADSSFYYPANMTAVPHMPGMPVGVGIGPSFAPSQPVIFNPQAAPMPQPYYHPNGPQYGQQMIFGQPRPVMYMPTYPTDLPYRGREF; encoded by the exons ATGAATATGCAGCAAGTTATGCAGACCGGATCTGCCTCTAATGGATACAGCCGCCGTAGAGCTGATAAGGGCGCTGCCACTAGGTTCGATAGTAAGTTCAATGCTGGAACAACAAATTCTGGAAGGATAGATTTTG GTAAAGGAGGTGGGTTTGAAATGCCGTCACGTGATCGACTAATATATTTAACGACGTGCCTCATTGGACATCAAGTGGAAGTCCAGGTGCAGGATGGATCTGTATTTTCGGGAATATTTCATGCAACAAATGCTGAGGATCTAG GAATTGTTCTCAAAATGCCTCACTTATTCAATGATGGTTCTTCTGGGCAGAAAAATATTTCTGGTTCTCCAAGCACGCCCCTTTCTAGGACTTTGATCATACAGGCCAAGGATTTTGTGCAATTAACAGCAAAG GGCGTGCCTGTTACCAGGGATGGTTTAACCAAAGAGATGCAGCATGAAAAGAAGCGAGAACTTATGACAGATTCCTCCATCTCACAATCCCGGCATGTGGACATGGGAAGAGAGTTGCAGCCATGGGTCCCAGATGACAGTGATCCTAGTTTTCCTGAACTTGAAAGCACATTTGATGACCATTGGAATAG GGGCTGGGATCAGTTTGAAGCAAATGAAAGTCTATTTGGAGTAAAGAGCACCTTCAACGAGGAACTTTACACAACAAAGCTTGAGAAAGGTCCTCAGATGAGAGAACGGGAAAGAGAAGCTATACGAATAGCTAGGGAAATTGAGGGTGAGGATACCCTTGATCTTCATGTGGCAGAG GAAAGGGGTGTTCAACTTGATGGAAATCTTGAAATCGATGAAGAAACCAGATTCTCATCAGTCCATAGGGGAGTTGACGATTGTGGATATGATGAGGCTGAGGACGTATTATTGGATTCAAAAAATGATGAAACCTTTGGGCATGTCTCCGATTCTGCCGCTGAAGGCCCTCTCATGGATGTGAGTAGTGGGAAAAGCAGTTATGGAGCTCAAGTATTATCTTCATCAATG GGAGAagtccaaatccaatcttctcTGAGATCTAGCAGTAGAGACGTTTATAACTCTAATTCTGATGATCGTTCACTGCCACTGCTATCTGAACAGCTTCCCAAAGATTCCTCCATCACGGACGGCAG ACTTCATGATgaccaagatattggatgggttggggaaaataaagaaaagataAAG GTGGTGGATCAAAGTCAAGTATCAAAAGTTGAGG ATTCACATTTACTTTTAAGACCAAAGACAGAAAACTCTGACAAGGTTGGATTGTCACCAAATGCTACTGCATATGATCCATCACATGCAGCAACCAAGGTTCAGGAAAAGGCAAGCTCTTCTAGTATGCCACTGGAAGGTACCATACCTTCCAAAACACAAGGGGTCACGACTTCTCTTGCCAGGCCTAGTAGTTCTGCATCATCCACTTCTGATCGTGGCGGAGGTGCCCCTTCAACTTCTGCTGGCCGAGGGTTGTCACCAAGTTCATCTGTTGGTTCATTGTCTTCAGAGAAGTCAACATTGAATCCACATGCTAAG GAATTTAAATTAAATCCAAATGCAAAGAGTTTCATTCCATCTGTAACAACTCTAAGATCACCTTCTCCAGTTGCTGATAGTTCCTTCTATTATCCAGCTAACATGACTGCAGTTCCACACATGCCTGGGATGCCTGTAGGTGTCGGG ATTGGACCTTCTTTTGCACCGTCACAGCCTGTAATTTTTAATCCACAGGCTGCACCTATGCCACAACCCTACTACCATCCAAATGGACCCCAG TATGGGCAGCAGATGATATTTGGACAGCCCCGGCCAGTAATGTACATGCCAACGTATCCAACA GATTTGCCTTACAGAGGAAGGGAATTTTAG
- the LOC140876426 gene encoding PHD finger protein ALFIN-LIKE 5-like yields the protein MEAGYNPRTVEEVFRDFKGRRGGLIKALTTDVEEFYQQCDPEKENLCLYGFPSEQWEVNLPAEEVPPELPEPALGINFARDGMQDKDWLSLVAVHSDAWLLSVAFYFGARFGFDKADRKRLFNMINELPTIFEVVSGAAKKQQKEKSAVSNHSSNKSKPKPKPLIAAPEKIPISQAKDEEEGFEEEEDEHGDALCGACGENYASDEFWICCDLCERWFHGKCVKITPARAEHIKQYKCPACSNKRARPS from the exons ATGGAGGCAGGATACAATCCGCGTACTGTCGAAGAAGTTTTTCGAGACTTCAAGGGTCGTCGAGGTGGCCTTATCAAAGCCCTCACTACAG ATGTTGAAGAATTCTACCAGCAGTGTGATCCTG AGAAGGAGAATTTGTGTTTATATGGATTTCCTAGTGAACAGTGGGAGGTCAATTTACCTGctgaagaagtacctcctgaaCTCCCAGAGCCTGCTCTGGGCATCAACTTTGCTAGAGATGGAATGCAGGACAAAGATTGGTTATCTCTTGTTGCTGTCCACAGTGACGCTTGGCTACTTTCTGTTGCCTTCTATTTTGGAGCAAGATTCGGGTTTGATAAAGCTGACAG GAAGCGACTTTTTAACATGATCAATGAACTTCCGACCATATTTGAAGTGGTGTCTGGTGCTGCAAAGAAGCAACAGAAAGAGAAATCAGCGGTCTCAAATCATAGCAGCAACAAATCCAAGCCAAAACCTAAACCA CTAATTGCAGCTCCAGAGAAAATTCCTATATCTCAGGCAAAAGATGAAGAGGAAGGGTTTGAAGAGGAAGAAGATGAGCATGGGGATGCCCTGTGTGGTGCTTGTGGAGAGAACTACGCATCTGATGAATTCTGGATATGCTGCGACTTATGCGAGAGGTGGTTCCATGGAAAGTGTGTCAAGATTACCCCTGCTAGAGCCGAGCACATCAAGCAGTACAAATGCCCTGCATGCAGCAACAAGAGAGCTCGACCCTCGTGA
- the LOC140887153 gene encoding protein Brevis radix-like 2, producing the protein MLTCIACSKQLNTGSLHERPDEEESAATPSTKQAIKVLTAQIKDMAVKASGAYKSCKPCSGSFKHNQSRGRVDSEAGSMSERYYGSYRRACSSNSTPRPWGKEMEAKLKALSSGSCTPASVSGRTESVVFMEEDEPKEWVAQVEPGVLITFVSLPQGGNDLKRIRFSREIFNKWQAQQWWAENYDKVMELYNVQMFNRQGIPVPTPPQSEDENSKTESAENSPVTPPLSKERLPRNFHRPTGVGYSSSDSLECPMQCGHDHDSNVLNSTPKLSSISAVKTETSSVDASARSSYNSREVDHSGELSVSNASDLETEWVEQDEPGVYITIRASPDGTRELKRVRFSRERFGEMQARLWWEENRTRIQQQYL; encoded by the exons ATGTTGACTTGTATAGCTTGCTCGAAACAGTTAAATACTGGATCTCTACACGAGCGCCCGGACGAGGAAGAAAGCGCTGCTACCCCCTCCACTAAACAGGCCATCAAAGTGCTTACAGCCCAA ATCAAGGACATGGCCGTGAAGGCATCAGGTGCGTACAAGAGCTGCAAGCCATGTTCGGGCTCTTTTAAGCACAATCAGAGCCGAGGCCGTGTAGACTCGGAGGCCGGCTCCATGTCCGAGAGATATTACGGTTCTTACAGAAGAGCTTGCAGCTCAAACTCCACGCCAAGGCCCTGGGGAAAGGAAATGGAAGCAAAATTGAAGGCCCTTTCCAGCGGCTCGTGCACCCCTGCTTCTGTGAGTGGGAGAACCGAGTCAGTAGTGTTCATGGAGGAAGATGAACCGAAAGAGTGGGTGGCACAGGTGGAGCCTGGGGTGTTAATTACTTTTGTTTCATTGCCTCAGGGTGGAAATGATCTCAAAAGGATTCGATTCAG CCGAGAGATTTTTAATAAATGGCAAGCTCAACAATGGTGGGCGGAGAACTACGATAAAGTTATGGAACTATATAATGTCCAGATGTTCAATCGTCAAGGGATACCCGTGCCAACTCCACCACAATCTGAAGACGAG AACTCGAAAACTGAATCTGCTGAGAATAGCCCAGTTACACCTCCATTGAGCAAAGAGCGACTACCCCGCAACTTCCATCGCCCGACGGGGGTGGGCTACTCGTCATCAGATTCACTTGAATGCCCTATGCAATGTGGACACGACCATGATTCCAACGTGCTTAATTCAACACCTAAACTCTCGAGCATCAGTGCTGTAAAAACTGAGACATCGTCAGTAGATGCTTCCGCACGGTCAAGTTATAATTCGAGGGAGGTGGACCATTCTGGAGAGCTTTCAGTGAGCAATGCCAGCGATTTAGAGACGGAATGGGTCGAGCAGGACGAGCCTGGAGTATATATTACCATCCGGGCTTCGCCAGATGGTACTCGCGAGCTTAAAAGAGTGCGGTTTAG CCGAGAAAGGTTTGGAGAAATGCAAGCAAGGTTGTGGTGGGAAGAGAACAGAACGAGGATTCAACAGCAGTACTTGTGA